In a single window of the Bacteroidales bacterium genome:
- a CDS encoding elongation factor G, with product MKTYSTGQIKNLVIVGNSGCGKTTLSEAMLFEGGVVERRGDVESKNTVSDFKEIEQNNTSSVFSSLLYTIYNDNKINLIDVPGLDDFVNGIVSALPVTDSALMVINAQNGIEVGAEIHGRYLANANKSIIFVVNQLDHEKANWEKSIESIRERFGAHAVLMQYPVNTGSGFDSIVDVLAMKLYKYPKDGGKPQILDIPADQKDQADELRAALVERAAESDEALMEQFFANDTLSDEELQKGIKTGVLQRGLFPIFCTSAKRNIGVGRLLDFISQVAPSPNEVPAPVAGTKEVKCDPAGPATLFIYKSAVETHIGEINYFKVMSGEIKEGIDLTNNTTQNKERIAQIFVVAGKNRTKVPNMLAGDLGATVKLKATKTNQTLSTDTSIKFKAIEFPEPKYRTAIRTLSEGDEEKMGEALQRMNFEDPTIQIEYSKELKQIILSGQGEYHLNILKWHLDNIFKIGTEFVAPKIPYRETITKFAQADYRHKKQSGGAGQFGEVHMVIEPHKEGTPDTEMFKIDGKDQKISIRDKEEIPLAWGGKLVYYNCIVGGSIDARFMPAILKGLMEKMETGPLTGSYARDIRVYVYDGKMHPVDSNEISFKLAGRNAFSQAFKKASPKILEPVYLVDVLVPGDRMGDVMSDLQGRRAIVQGMSSEMGFQKITAKVPLAEMNKYSTALSSITGGRAMYSMKFLEYEPVPGNVQEELLKAYEAEEKEE from the coding sequence ATGAAGACATATTCAACTGGTCAGATTAAAAACCTGGTAATTGTCGGTAATTCAGGCTGTGGTAAAACCACTCTCTCGGAAGCCATGCTTTTTGAAGGCGGTGTTGTTGAGAGACGCGGCGATGTGGAGAGCAAGAATACCGTTTCCGATTTTAAAGAAATAGAACAAAACAATACGAGCTCTGTATTTTCCTCGTTATTGTACACAATATATAATGACAATAAGATCAATCTGATAGATGTACCCGGTCTCGATGACTTTGTAAATGGTATTGTTTCAGCCCTTCCGGTAACCGACAGTGCCCTTATGGTCATCAATGCCCAGAACGGTATTGAGGTAGGTGCCGAAATACATGGCCGTTACCTTGCCAATGCCAATAAATCGATCATTTTTGTTGTGAACCAGCTTGATCATGAAAAGGCAAACTGGGAAAAGTCAATTGAATCCATCAGGGAAAGATTCGGCGCCCATGCTGTTCTAATGCAGTATCCCGTAAACACAGGATCAGGATTTGATTCAATCGTTGATGTACTTGCCATGAAACTGTATAAATACCCGAAAGATGGTGGCAAGCCTCAGATTCTTGATATTCCGGCAGATCAGAAGGACCAGGCCGATGAACTCCGTGCTGCCCTTGTTGAAAGAGCTGCCGAGAGTGATGAAGCACTTATGGAACAGTTTTTTGCAAATGATACGCTTAGTGATGAGGAACTGCAGAAAGGAATAAAAACCGGTGTTTTGCAGCGCGGATTATTTCCCATTTTCTGTACTTCAGCCAAGCGTAATATCGGGGTAGGCCGTCTCCTGGATTTTATCTCACAGGTAGCTCCCAGTCCCAATGAAGTTCCTGCCCCTGTTGCCGGCACAAAAGAAGTAAAATGCGATCCTGCAGGTCCCGCTACCCTGTTCATTTACAAATCAGCTGTTGAAACTCACATTGGTGAAATCAACTATTTCAAGGTAATGTCAGGTGAAATAAAGGAAGGCATTGACCTCACCAACAACACCACTCAGAACAAGGAAAGAATTGCCCAGATATTTGTAGTTGCCGGTAAAAACAGGACAAAAGTTCCGAATATGCTGGCTGGTGATTTGGGTGCTACTGTGAAACTCAAAGCCACTAAGACAAATCAGACTCTGTCAACGGATACTTCAATTAAGTTCAAGGCTATCGAATTCCCCGAGCCGAAATACCGCACTGCCATCAGGACACTGAGCGAAGGTGATGAGGAAAAGATGGGTGAAGCATTGCAGCGTATGAATTTTGAGGATCCCACCATCCAGATTGAATACTCAAAAGAACTGAAACAGATCATCCTTTCAGGACAGGGTGAATATCACCTCAATATACTGAAATGGCATCTTGATAATATTTTCAAAATCGGTACTGAGTTTGTTGCACCAAAGATTCCTTACCGTGAAACCATAACCAAGTTCGCCCAGGCCGACTACCGCCATAAGAAGCAGTCGGGTGGAGCAGGACAGTTTGGTGAAGTTCACATGGTTATTGAGCCGCATAAGGAAGGCACCCCGGATACTGAAATGTTCAAGATTGACGGTAAAGACCAGAAGATATCCATTCGTGACAAGGAGGAAATTCCTCTGGCATGGGGTGGCAAGCTTGTATATTACAACTGCATAGTGGGTGGTTCGATTGACGCCCGTTTTATGCCTGCCATTCTGAAAGGTCTGATGGAAAAAATGGAAACAGGGCCTCTTACCGGTTCCTATGCACGGGATATCAGGGTATATGTTTACGACGGAAAGATGCACCCCGTTGATTCAAACGAAATTTCCTTTAAGCTTGCCGGAAGGAATGCATTCAGCCAGGCCTTTAAAAAAGCTTCCCCGAAGATCCTTGAGCCGGTGTATCTTGTAGATGTACTTGTTCCGGGTGACCGAATGGGTGATGTGATGAGTGACCTTCAGGGTCGCCGTGCCATTGTTCAGGGTATGTCATCTGAAATGGGATTCCAGAAGATCACAGCAAAGGTTCCCCTGGCTGAAATGAACAAGTACTCCACAGCACTGAGTTCAATCACCGGCGGCCGTGCCATGTATTCGATGAAATTCCTCGAGTATGAGCCCGTTCCCGGCAACGTCCAGGAAGAACTGCTGAAAGCTTACGAGGCAGAGGAGAAGGAAGAATAA
- a CDS encoding outer membrane beta-barrel family protein has product MKKVFIPLISVFLTLTIAAQPPRPATATPVAIKPGDVRGLIQDSTTRGGIEYATVGLYKSSDSSLVNGVVTDANGAFSFRGIPAGNYYLDASFLGYTRRKVQVNLTAQSPSADLGVVVLHPELTQIGEVQVVAQNQRLEYKVDKKVVNVAQDISSSGGSLVNVLENTPSVDVDVEGNVTLRGSGNFQLLIDGKPSVVQGSEGLQQIPASAVQSLEIITSPSAKYDPDGEAGIINVIMKKQKITGINGVINASIGTRNKYTGDFLLNMKRNKTNYFIGGEFSDQQFLNKGVSERRSISDTTTYTLTNSKGTFARKSMSVKGGFEYSLNDKSTLSLNGTVGTRNFNRDFTSNNRWYTLPASIDSFYLEDNHSGDQDKYYNLNLDYQKRFSEPNHKLEASVYFSAAKESEKEEDNIRKTNDVFVPVDTQTGRTRSRIEHPESELRIELDYTKPVGKAKMEAGFQSRFDQDQADYIYENYLPLGSEWLRDDSISNRLKYLDALQSVYLTWSAPLGKFEYQVGLRSEYDNRTLDQKTTNESFKYEKLHFFPSFFLTRKLGEKNQVQFTYSRRIQRPDERDLNPFREFRGANNVFYGNPALRPEFTNAFELNYQYNIGKGFVSLETYYRSTYDKITELNGLDTISGRQVYTFTRTNADKDHSLGMELMANVDLTKWWSLNLTGNLFRYQLNGQVEGRDVTSTSTTWRTNLNTMFKLKWDTRLQFTTIYNGPSNTLQGERKGFFIANAAIRKELFKKQMTVSLNARDIFSTGKFSFTSQGSTFYTKNTFRRESPVIMLNLSWRLNNYKQSGNRRDNGGQEGGGGMDEMM; this is encoded by the coding sequence ATGAAAAAAGTTTTTATTCCGCTAATATCCGTGTTTCTAACATTAACAATAGCGGCTCAGCCTCCCAGGCCTGCAACCGCAACACCTGTTGCCATAAAACCCGGTGATGTCAGAGGCTTAATCCAGGATTCCACAACAAGGGGCGGTATTGAATACGCCACTGTAGGCTTATACAAATCATCCGATTCATCGCTTGTAAACGGGGTGGTTACAGATGCAAACGGGGCCTTTTCATTCAGGGGCATTCCGGCCGGCAATTATTATCTTGATGCCAGCTTCCTTGGATATACCCGTCGTAAGGTTCAGGTTAACCTCACGGCACAATCTCCTTCGGCTGACCTGGGAGTGGTTGTGCTTCACCCTGAACTTACACAGATAGGGGAAGTACAGGTCGTGGCCCAGAACCAGCGGCTCGAATACAAAGTCGATAAGAAAGTGGTTAACGTGGCACAGGATATTTCGAGTTCAGGAGGCAGTCTTGTAAACGTACTTGAGAACACTCCCTCAGTGGATGTGGATGTGGAAGGTAACGTTACATTGCGGGGAAGCGGCAATTTTCAGCTGCTCATCGACGGCAAGCCAAGTGTGGTGCAGGGTAGTGAAGGATTGCAGCAGATACCGGCAAGCGCTGTGCAGAGCCTGGAGATTATAACAAGCCCTTCGGCAAAATATGATCCTGATGGTGAGGCCGGTATTATCAACGTAATTATGAAAAAGCAGAAGATCACCGGTATCAATGGTGTGATCAACGCATCCATTGGTACACGCAATAAATACACGGGCGATTTTCTGCTGAATATGAAAAGAAATAAAACGAACTATTTTATCGGCGGTGAATTTTCTGATCAGCAATTTTTAAACAAAGGCGTAAGCGAGAGAAGAAGCATCAGTGATACAACAACGTATACTCTTACCAATTCCAAAGGCACTTTCGCCAGGAAATCGATGAGTGTAAAAGGCGGATTTGAATACTCGCTAAACGATAAATCGACGCTCTCATTGAACGGCACTGTGGGAACCCGCAATTTTAACCGTGATTTTACCTCCAACAACAGATGGTATACTCTTCCTGCATCCATTGACTCGTTTTATCTCGAAGATAATCATTCAGGCGACCAGGATAAATATTACAATCTTAATCTTGATTACCAGAAGCGCTTTAGCGAGCCCAATCATAAACTGGAAGCCTCTGTTTATTTTTCGGCGGCAAAGGAATCCGAAAAGGAAGAGGACAATATCCGGAAAACGAACGATGTGTTTGTGCCTGTGGATACACAAACCGGGAGGACACGTTCAAGGATTGAACATCCTGAAAGCGAACTGAGGATAGAGCTTGATTATACGAAACCTGTAGGAAAGGCCAAAATGGAAGCCGGGTTTCAATCGCGATTCGACCAGGACCAGGCCGATTACATATATGAAAACTATTTACCGCTTGGCTCTGAGTGGCTGCGCGATGATTCAATAAGCAACCGGCTTAAATACCTCGATGCGCTGCAGTCGGTTTACCTGACATGGTCAGCCCCGCTTGGCAAATTTGAATACCAGGTCGGTTTACGGTCAGAGTATGACAATCGCACACTGGATCAGAAAACAACGAATGAATCCTTCAAATACGAGAAGCTGCACTTTTTCCCGTCTTTTTTTCTGACAAGAAAGCTGGGCGAAAAAAACCAGGTTCAGTTTACCTATTCCCGCAGGATTCAGCGACCGGATGAACGGGATCTGAATCCGTTCAGGGAATTCAGGGGTGCAAACAACGTGTTTTACGGAAATCCGGCACTGCGGCCCGAATTCACGAATGCTTTTGAGTTGAATTACCAGTATAACATTGGTAAAGGATTTGTTTCGCTTGAAACCTATTACAGGTCGACTTATGACAAGATAACCGAATTGAACGGACTGGATACAATTTCAGGCAGGCAGGTTTATACATTTACCCGGACCAATGCGGATAAAGATCATTCACTTGGAATGGAGCTCATGGCCAATGTGGATTTGACCAAATGGTGGTCACTGAACCTTACCGGAAATCTCTTCCGGTACCAGCTAAACGGCCAGGTGGAAGGCCGGGATGTGACTTCAACTTCTACAACCTGGAGAACCAATCTGAACACCATGTTCAAACTGAAATGGGATACGCGGTTACAATTTACGACCATTTATAACGGGCCTTCAAATACGTTGCAGGGAGAGCGCAAGGGATTTTTCATCGCAAATGCAGCGATCCGGAAGGAGTTATTTAAGAAACAGATGACCGTGTCGCTGAATGCCCGCGATATATTTTCAACCGGTAAATTCTCTTTTACCTCACAGGGCAGCACGTTCTATACAAAAAATACGTTCCGCAGGGAATCCCCTGTTATTATGCTGAATCTTTCATGGCGCCTGAATAATTACAAACAGTCAGGTAACCGCCGCGATAACGGTGGCCAGGAAGGCGGCGGCGGAATGGATGAGATGATGTAA